AGTACATGACCTATCTATTGATGAGCTTCCAGAGAAATACAGAGATACAAAACAAAAAATGAATATTATGCATTCAAAAAAAGACATATAAACCCAGTTTATGCTTAACCAACAAAATTCCTTCATGGAAAGTCAGTAATTTTACTGATTTTCTATGAAGGAATTTTGTTTTTTCTACTCCTTATACTATTCCATTATGTTCTAAAATACAATCGTCTACTGCTGTTCTGTATTCTGTGTTAGTTACATCATCAAGTTGAAACGCTATATTCTTCAAAAGATTTAATACTTTGTAATAATCATAGCATTAGTCACACTTCTAAATGTGGATGCCATTCTGTCAAAAATTCAGATAGATATTTGTATAGTTGTCATTTTGTCACTCTGCTTTCTTTTTGAGTACAATAAAAGCACCCACTAATTTAGTAAGTGCTTCATGCATTATTATAAATTTAATAATTCTTTTTTAGATAGTTTATTCCATCCATTAATACTTTAGAATCTATTTTAAATATCTCAAATGCATCCAAAACCCTGTTATTCTCTAATAAGTTTAACTACAGTCTCAACGGTATTACCAAAGACCCACAAAGCTCCAGACAGCTATATCAATGTAACTGTGGACTTTGGAGACAGCGTTGGCATGATTTCTCTTAATAGTATAGTAGAAAAGGCAGACGCATACAAGCCAAAACAGAGAATAACTTACAAGCTTATAAAGGAATATATTCTTGAGAAGTACAGCTTTAAGGTACACACAGCATATATTGCCGAAGTAAAGCGTAGCTTGGGCTTACCTATGTATGATGCTCCTAATGCAGTAGAAACGCTAAGGCAACCAAGAAAACACCCCACTCCTATTCAAGTAGATGCTATCAAAGATGCACTTGCTCATTTTGAAGTAATATAAAAACACACCATAGGAATTGCTCTTTACATTAAGTAAAGGGCAATTTTTTGTACCCAAAAATCGAAAGGAGGAAAAAACTTGAACGCAAAAACAATCGCCATCGCCAACCAAAAGGGCGGCGTGGGCAAAACTATCACCTGTGTAAATTTAGGTGTTGGACTGGCGCAGGAGGGTAAGAAAGTCCTTTTAATAGATACTAACCCGCAAGGATCTCTATCTATCAGCTTAGGCAACCAACAGCCGGATAAGCTCCCTATTACGCTCTCAACCATAATGGGCAGGGTGCTGACCGATACGCCCATTACACAAGGCGAGGGGATTTTACATCACCATGAAGGAATAGATTTACTCCCTGCCAACATTGAGTTATCCGGCATGGAAGTATCCCTCGTCAATGCCATGAGCCGTGAAAGCATCTCAAAGGTCTACCAGTTGGGCAAGGTATTCCTGTGTCCAACCTTTTGCCTCACGAGCCTTTTTTATCGCCATACCTATTGGCTTGAAATCAAGTTTTCTTTCGTCTTGGTACATTTTAATATCACCTCTATATCATTTTACATTTCGTGTGGTGATATGAGAACGAAAGACAATTTTATATTAGGTAGTGTATAATTTCATATCTGTGAAAAACAAATTTACTATTATTCGTCAATCCGTATATAATAATTATATACTCTTTTGCGAAAGGAAGTTGATATTATGGATTACATTTCTGTGAAAGCCGCTTCTGAAAAATGGGGCATATCAGAAAGACGGATACAAAAATTATGTGAAGAAAATCGCATTAACGGTACTGAGAAATTTGGTCGAGCGTGGATGATACCAAAAGATGCCCAAAAGCCAATTGATGGTAGATATAAATCAACAATGAAGGTAGGTGAGATTTAAAAATGAATTTTATTGATATAATGCCCAAAGAAGTAAAACATAAACTACAAGAAAAAAGCTATGCTGCTGGGAATACTATATTATATGCTGAAGAAGAAAATAATTTCGTTTATTTTTTATTATCTGGTGTTGCTGAAGCTTACATTCAAAGTTCCAATGGGAATTTTTCAACACTTTACTTATATAAATCGGGAAGTTTTTTTGGAGAAATAGAACAATTTTACGATGGAAAAAAGCCTGTAGAAATTACAGCACTTTCAGATTGTATTGTAAAACGACTTTATCGAACTTATTTTCTGGAATGGATTAAAAATGATTTTAATGCAACAACATTCTTAATACAAGGATTAGCCGAAAAACTAATTATTAATTCCCAATTGGTAGAAAACATTTTGGAGCTCACAGTAAAAGAACGCTTGCTTCGGAGTATATCATTGCATTATCATCGAAATACGCTTGATTCACTTAATAAATCTCGACTTGCTAAAGAAGTGAATTCGCCTATTAGGAGCGTTAATCGAGCAATAGACGAATGTAAAAAGCAAGGATTACTCGATTTTTCAGATAACAAGTTTATCATTATAAATCCTAAGGAACTTCTAAAATTTCTTCCATATATAGAATGATGAAAACAGACATCTTATTTTTCAAGATGTCTGTTTTTTTGGGGTCAATTGACCTTTATTATTAAGCTGTCTAAATGTAATATACTTATAAGCACAAATTCTTAGGAGGTATGTCATGAATGTTGCTATAACCAGAATTTTAAACATCTTAGGTGATGTAAAAATAGTAGATAAGATAGTAAATCTAAATAGCTCGGATATAAACTCTTTTCTATTAAGTGTCTTTCAGTCAGCTGTAATAAAAAAGACACCTCAAAACATATTAGCTGCGTTTTCTACCAATCGTTTCACTAGTCCAAGCCATTTTGACCCAATCGCCTTTCATAATTTAGAGGTGAAGTTGTTATCCCTTTCAGAAAAGCTTGGAATTAAAAATCTGCTACTTTCTCCCTCCGCTCCGCTTGGTAGTTGTAGTGTTTTTGGATGTGTAAATCAAAACAATGTAATTAGTGCATTACGGGGAACCGAAACTTTATCGGACCCTTCTAATATGATAGCAATTATTATTGCTGACGGTTTAAAAAAGAAAATATTACGTAACGAAGATGCTATCCATTATGCTACGACTACAAGAGTAGTACGTGCTCAGGCCTTTGAAGGCAAAGGGTTTTATGCTCACTTTGGAATATTTTGCATAGTTTCCTCTGGAAAAGATAAGGGTTCATATTCATGTGAATCTGAATTGCTAATAAAGCATCTAAACTATTACAAAGACCTCTTTACAAATATTGAAAACTCAAAAATAAGTATTTGCTTACGGAAACGTGGAGGTTATCCCGACCGAGATGGATTCTTTGAAAAAATGACTACTATAGTAAAGTCTTCTTTACCAGAGATTCAAATTACTATTGATTTGAATAGTGAAGATAATGCTTACTACAAAGGAATAAATTTTAAGATTTATCTACATTGCAATGATGATGTAATTGAAATTGCTGATGGCGGTTTTGTAAACTGGATTAGTGAAATGACAGGAAATAAGAAAAATCGTTGTCTGATAAGTGGGATAGGTATTGATAGATTATTGACTTTGGAGGAATAAAATGAAATTAGAAAATTGGTCAACTGAATATATAAATGACTTAGTAAAAAATGCTAACAATAGGAATGTATCAAAAAATTTGAGAAATATTTTTCCATATCCATATTCCGTTGTGGATGCTGAGAAATTTATCACACACTGCCAAAGATGTGATAATAAACATATAAATCTTGCAATCATTGAAGATGACAAAGCGATTGGAAGTGTAGGTGTTTCTATTGGTGAAGATATTTATGAAAAAAGCGCCGAAATTGGTTACTGGATAGGTGAATCATATTGGGGGCAAGGAATTATGACACATGCTATAAAAGAAATGATAGAACTATGCTTTTCTCAATATGATA
This sequence is a window from Clostridioides difficile. Protein-coding genes within it:
- a CDS encoding helix-turn-helix domain-containing protein, encoding MDYISVKAASEKWGISERRIQKLCEENRINGTEKFGRAWMIPKDAQKPIDGRYKSTMKVGEI
- a CDS encoding Crp/Fnr family transcriptional regulator, encoding MNFIDIMPKEVKHKLQEKSYAAGNTILYAEEENNFVYFLLSGVAEAYIQSSNGNFSTLYLYKSGSFFGEIEQFYDGKKPVEITALSDCIVKRLYRTYFLEWIKNDFNATTFLIQGLAEKLIINSQLVENILELTVKERLLRSISLHYHRNTLDSLNKSRLAKEVNSPIRSVNRAIDECKKQGLLDFSDNKFIIINPKELLKFLPYIE
- a CDS encoding GNAT family N-acetyltransferase; amino-acid sequence: MKLENWSTEYINDLVKNANNRNVSKNLRNIFPYPYSVVDAEKFITHCQRCDNKHINLAIIEDDKAIGSVGVSIGEDIYEKSAEIGYWIGESYWGQGIMTHAIKEMIELCFSQYDIVRLYAVVFSHNKASCKVLEKCGFVFEGTLKNSIYKDGNIYDSRIYALVKK